Proteins encoded by one window of Cystobacter ferrugineus:
- a CDS encoding RNA polymerase sigma factor, which translates to MATDDLTLVKRVRDGDQRAFKLLVERYQRKVYAVALGMLKDKDEAMDVSQEAFVKVYKYLDHFKGDSSFYTWLYRITVNICIDVMRRKGSSGGQMEEFDESIATDLGEARIGALGSRLGTNPQKSALRRELAEKIQEALATVPEKHRAILLLREVEGMSYEDLSRTLDIPKGTVMSRLFHARAKVQKILSEYLELDEAKSGVGSE; encoded by the coding sequence TTGGCCACCGACGACCTCACTCTCGTCAAGCGCGTCCGTGATGGAGACCAGCGCGCCTTCAAGCTCCTCGTCGAGCGCTACCAGCGCAAGGTGTACGCCGTCGCGCTGGGCATGCTCAAGGACAAGGACGAGGCGATGGACGTCTCGCAGGAGGCCTTCGTCAAGGTCTACAAGTACCTGGACCACTTCAAGGGCGACTCGTCCTTCTACACGTGGCTCTACCGCATCACCGTCAACATCTGCATCGACGTGATGCGTCGTAAGGGCTCCTCGGGCGGGCAGATGGAGGAGTTCGACGAGTCCATCGCCACGGACCTGGGCGAGGCGCGCATCGGCGCCCTGGGCAGCCGCCTGGGCACCAACCCCCAGAAGAGCGCCCTGCGCCGCGAACTGGCCGAGAAGATTCAAGAGGCCCTGGCCACCGTGCCCGAGAAGCACCGCGCCATCCTGCTGCTGCGCGAGGTCGAGGGCATGTCGTACGAGGATCTGTCGCGCACGCTGGACATTCCCAAGGGCACGGTGATGAGCCGGCTCTTCCACGCCCGGGCCAAGGTGCAGAAAATCCTCAGTGAATACCTGGAGTTGGACGAGGCCAAGAGCGGAGTGGGCAGTGAGTGA
- a CDS encoding anti-sigma factor family protein has translation MAPANPACERFIPLLSPYIDGEVSPAERINVERHLGACRDCASRAADLRAESALLRVGLEMAVDEVDFKDFTQKVMARVTPERPPLLERVRISLSEMFLYHRTAMISSLATAAVVVLVAVPMAMNRPSAPMGYGAERMKVRAVRASEGATVAPVVLESDDGNTIIWAVDEDAPPAHDASPAGGPRGVPGDESDELEGESLKDVPARRPAKPAAPEQPPKGGEL, from the coding sequence ATGGCCCCCGCCAATCCCGCATGTGAGCGTTTCATCCCGTTGTTGTCGCCGTACATCGATGGCGAGGTGTCCCCCGCCGAGCGCATCAACGTCGAGCGGCACCTGGGTGCCTGCCGCGACTGCGCCAGCCGGGCCGCCGACCTGAGGGCCGAGTCCGCGCTCCTGCGCGTGGGCCTGGAGATGGCGGTGGACGAGGTGGACTTCAAGGACTTCACCCAGAAGGTGATGGCCCGGGTGACGCCGGAGCGTCCGCCGCTGCTCGAGCGCGTGCGCATCTCGCTCTCGGAGATGTTCCTCTACCACCGCACGGCCATGATCTCCTCGCTGGCCACGGCGGCGGTGGTGGTGCTGGTGGCCGTCCCCATGGCGATGAACCGTCCCTCCGCCCCCATGGGCTATGGCGCCGAGCGCATGAAGGTGCGCGCGGTGCGTGCCTCCGAGGGGGCCACGGTGGCCCCGGTGGTGCTGGAGTCCGATGATGGTAACACCATCATCTGGGCGGTGGACGAGGACGCGCCTCCGGCGCACGATGCTTCTCCGGCTGGTGGACCCCGCGGCGTGCCCGGTGATGAATCGGACGAGCTGGAGGGGGAGTCGCTCAAGGACGTACCGGCCCGCCGGCCCGCGAAGCCCGCGGCGCCGGAGCAACCGCCCAAGGGAGGAGAGCTGTGA